A single window of Metallosphaera hakonensis JCM 8857 = DSM 7519 DNA harbors:
- a CDS encoding MFS transporter — MRSEFWKYVPVLAFISIMTMYVEMVVLPSLPKIESQFNVSSSEGSWILSSETLAGMALAPFIGRLADSLGRKRVLITILGVYVVSVLFTALSPNFTVLVASRAIQGIGLSINPLAYTLLRERLSNRELPMAQGIIASTFAIGAAVALPIGSYISEYFSWQFAYMTALPLLIASIVAVYLVLPSSQVRTNERIDSLGIILLSMGFLMIGIGFTEAPSWGWTSLSFLSLLGLGVVILLAFAFHIGKVNNPIINPEDFKNPNIAVPLLSSFITGFGLFLTFQSLVFLFELPRPVGYGFNILQTGVTLAPISLVLLVGGPLFGGLVNKIGYKKVIISSSIASSMTLGLLTWVIGKVGVDSLMGVLVSVLFFISGMNVTRVTLLLASSSKERMSSMTGTNTSMRLMGNTLGPIISGSLQDTFRYPLFTGFLGSIPLFTFIPSIQAFRFSFLISMVSVICVVILATKIRETPVGVGE; from the coding sequence ATGAGGAGTGAGTTCTGGAAATACGTTCCAGTTCTTGCCTTTATATCCATCATGACTATGTACGTTGAGATGGTTGTCCTTCCCTCACTCCCTAAGATAGAGAGCCAATTCAACGTTTCGTCCTCGGAAGGTTCATGGATACTCTCCTCGGAAACTTTAGCTGGAATGGCGCTGGCACCCTTCATCGGAAGGCTAGCGGACTCCCTTGGACGTAAGAGAGTCCTAATAACCATTTTGGGTGTTTACGTAGTGTCGGTTCTCTTCACTGCTTTGTCCCCCAACTTCACCGTCTTAGTGGCCTCAAGGGCAATTCAAGGGATCGGACTAAGTATTAACCCTTTGGCCTACACGTTGCTTAGGGAAAGGCTAAGTAATAGGGAACTCCCCATGGCTCAAGGCATAATTGCCTCAACCTTTGCTATTGGCGCCGCGGTAGCTCTACCCATAGGAAGCTACATATCGGAGTATTTTTCCTGGCAGTTCGCCTACATGACCGCGTTACCCCTGTTAATAGCCAGCATAGTGGCGGTATACCTGGTTTTACCCAGTTCCCAGGTGAGAACCAATGAGAGGATAGACAGCCTTGGAATAATCCTTCTCTCCATGGGCTTCCTGATGATCGGTATAGGTTTCACCGAGGCTCCATCGTGGGGTTGGACATCCTTGAGTTTCCTTTCCCTACTGGGTCTGGGAGTCGTCATCCTCCTAGCTTTCGCATTCCACATTGGTAAAGTGAATAACCCCATCATTAACCCCGAGGACTTCAAGAACCCGAACATAGCTGTACCCCTTCTCTCCTCCTTCATCACTGGGTTCGGGCTCTTTCTCACTTTTCAATCCCTCGTGTTCCTCTTCGAGTTACCCAGACCGGTGGGATACGGTTTCAACATCCTTCAGACCGGGGTTACCTTAGCACCAATATCCCTGGTCCTATTGGTGGGAGGACCTCTCTTCGGAGGTTTAGTCAACAAGATAGGTTACAAGAAGGTTATCATCTCGTCCTCTATAGCCTCTTCCATGACCCTCGGACTCCTGACGTGGGTAATAGGTAAGGTCGGTGTTGACTCACTCATGGGGGTTCTAGTCTCGGTCCTGTTTTTCATATCTGGAATGAACGTTACCAGGGTGACGTTGCTCTTGGCCTCATCTTCAAAGGAGAGGATGTCGTCCATGACTGGGACGAACACTTCCATGAGGCTCATGGGTAACACCCTAGGTCCCATCATAAGTGGATCCCTTCAGGATACGTTCAGGTATCCCCTATTCACAGGTTTCCTTGGAAGTATACCGCTCTTCACCTTCATACCCTCAATTCAGGCGTTTCGGTTCTCTTTCCTCATTTCCATGGTTTCGGTGATTTGCGTGGTGATCCTAGCCACTAAAATCAGGGAGACCCCTGTGGGGGTTGGGGAGTAA
- a CDS encoding undecaprenyl-diphosphate phosphatase: MNYVLVGIILGLVQGISEWLPISSKTQVLIASTFLLGISFSVAYSFGLFMEVGTILASIIYFRREILKVFKALVGKGTSEDLVLLKFIVTVTVVTGLVGVPLFLFVVNLVTSNVIGLPMIALGLILLADGLVIYISRRRYVPRKGLRELSLREMILVGLAQGLAALPGVSRSGMTTSALILLGVKPEDAFRLSFISLIPAALGAIGVTLIFSKQEVAQALHLVNVTGLLISVVVATGISLVLIDALLKFARSGKVLILVVVLGILAVISGVLSTLVGG; this comes from the coding sequence ATGAATTACGTACTTGTGGGAATAATCCTGGGTTTAGTTCAGGGAATAAGCGAATGGTTACCCATTAGCAGTAAAACTCAAGTGCTCATTGCTTCGACTTTCCTTTTGGGTATATCCTTCTCCGTGGCTTACTCCTTCGGACTGTTCATGGAAGTGGGCACAATCCTTGCTTCAATAATATATTTCAGGAGAGAGATCCTTAAGGTGTTCAAGGCCCTAGTGGGGAAGGGGACGAGTGAAGACCTCGTATTGCTCAAGTTCATCGTCACAGTTACCGTCGTAACTGGGCTGGTGGGAGTACCTCTTTTCCTCTTCGTGGTGAACTTGGTGACCTCTAACGTGATTGGATTGCCCATGATAGCCCTCGGGCTAATCCTCCTTGCGGACGGTCTGGTGATCTACATTTCCAGGAGAAGGTATGTTCCCAGGAAGGGGTTAAGAGAGCTGAGCTTAAGGGAAATGATTTTAGTGGGATTAGCTCAAGGACTGGCCGCTCTACCTGGAGTCAGTAGGTCTGGAATGACCACCTCGGCCCTCATACTTCTGGGCGTGAAACCCGAGGACGCGTTCCGCCTCTCTTTTATATCGCTCATTCCTGCGGCTTTGGGAGCCATAGGCGTTACGCTAATATTCAGTAAACAGGAGGTCGCTCAAGCTCTTCACCTCGTTAACGTGACCGGTCTCCTCATATCAGTTGTGGTGGCAACTGGGATTAGCCTCGTGCTCATCGATGCTTTACTGAAGTTCGCGAGATCAGGTAAGGTTCTAATTCTAGTGGTGGTCCTGGGGATACTAGCGGTGATTAGCGGTGTCCTAAGCACATTGGTTGGGGGATAA
- a CDS encoding RNA-guided endonuclease InsQ/TnpB family protein gives MKVTIQGKILNPNREKRHKLNVVLEKYRKAVKFFASFKIRDKTLLQEKAYKEARMRFGLSSTLTQTARDKAVELVKENEGREFHVHRVSIRVNYRAFKLVKRDTKLTPYWLYLQLDGEGAWYPVQFGKRQEEMIEDALVEDEWSLQQVELVKRGGEWYAYFTLEKPFKGYKPQTAIGIDLGKRNLATVVALVNDKPVKGTFFRSSKIKEVRHKYFNIRKKLQEKRRLDVVRRLRGKERRIVNHELHVISKKIVEYAKQFPSPVIVMERLTGIRENFERGKKLNRRFHSLPFRKLQSMIEYKAKLEDINVIYINPKNTSRTCHRCGHVTRADRREYRCPKCGMIYNRDLNASINIARALTRGTGRVSVNGPKGR, from the coding sequence GTGAAGGTAACAATACAGGGTAAGATTCTGAACCCTAATAGGGAGAAGAGACACAAACTGAATGTTGTCCTGGAGAAGTATCGGAAGGCCGTGAAGTTCTTCGCTTCTTTTAAGATAAGGGATAAAACGCTCCTTCAGGAGAAGGCGTATAAGGAGGCTAGAATGAGGTTCGGTCTGTCTTCTACGCTCACGCAGACCGCGAGGGACAAAGCGGTGGAACTGGTAAAGGAAAACGAAGGAAGAGAGTTCCATGTACATCGCGTGTCTATACGTGTGAACTATCGTGCATTCAAACTGGTGAAGAGGGACACCAAGCTAACACCTTACTGGTTATATCTTCAACTTGACGGAGAGGGAGCTTGGTACCCGGTGCAGTTCGGTAAAAGACAGGAGGAGATGATAGAAGACGCTCTAGTTGAAGATGAATGGTCGTTGCAACAAGTTGAACTCGTAAAGAGAGGTGGGGAATGGTATGCATATTTCACGTTAGAGAAGCCCTTCAAGGGGTACAAGCCACAAACAGCTATAGGTATAGACTTGGGGAAAAGAAACCTAGCTACCGTAGTTGCGCTGGTTAATGACAAACCCGTCAAGGGTACTTTCTTTAGGAGTTCTAAGATAAAGGAAGTGAGGCACAAGTACTTCAACATCAGGAAAAAGCTCCAAGAAAAGAGGAGGCTTGACGTAGTTAGGAGACTTAGGGGAAAAGAGAGGAGGATAGTGAACCACGAGCTTCACGTTATATCTAAGAAGATCGTTGAATACGCTAAACAGTTTCCCTCCCCAGTGATTGTTATGGAGAGGCTCACGGGGATCAGGGAGAACTTTGAGAGGGGGAAGAAGCTCAATAGGAGGTTCCACTCCCTACCGTTTAGAAAATTACAAAGTATGATAGAGTATAAAGCAAAACTCGAGGACATTAACGTGATTTACATCAACCCTAAGAACACATCCAGGACTTGCCACAGATGTGGACATGTTACCCGTGCAGATAGGAGAGAATACAGATGTCCTAAATGCGGGATGATATATAATCGCGATTTGAACGCCTCAATTAACATAGCCCGTGCCTTAACGAGAGGTACGGGTCGGGTTTCCGTAAACGGCCCGAAGGGGAGATGA
- a CDS encoding Zn-ribbon domain-containing OB-fold protein — protein MYEEFKSGKIPYIHCSCGHNFFYPRDRCPKCHGSSLEVRISSGEGTVFSFTEFGQGVYAIIEMKEGFRLYANVRGKVKIGDKVRVIPGNGRPEFEKVEDK, from the coding sequence ATGTATGAGGAGTTTAAATCTGGGAAAATCCCCTACATTCACTGTTCCTGCGGGCATAATTTCTTCTATCCCAGGGACAGATGCCCTAAATGTCACGGCTCAAGTCTGGAGGTCAGGATAAGCTCAGGGGAGGGGACAGTGTTCTCCTTCACTGAGTTTGGACAGGGAGTTTACGCCATCATAGAGATGAAGGAGGGCTTCAGACTGTATGCCAATGTTAGGGGAAAGGTGAAGATAGGCGACAAGGTGAGGGTAATTCCCGGAAACGGTAGACCGGAGTTCGAAAAGGTTGAGGATAAATAG
- a CDS encoding thiolase family protein: protein MILGFSSSIQKTYPGSTFNMLSVTVDKALEMAHLSRGDVDGIIATFLPGTFDGNLTLHFYTGQLAQYLGIRPRFLDYVDFGGASALAMLYRAEKAISSGDAENVILIVGGKASPVRERKVTADSVDRSYQGIRITPFDEFFRVYDDMNPVTDYALVANRHSHLFGTTDEQRAEISVKQRFNASGNERAMYRDRITVKDVLSSRMISSPLRLLEIVYPVDGFHVFVVGRSSRNSDMRPLRIKYFGEAHWPEMPPELPDIVSTPAVESSRGAKPLLERVDCFQLYDSFTITVLLQIEDVGLAEKGKGGRFAEEVDFTYQGEIPINTGGGSLNVGQPAYMSGGVILEEALIQLNGKGEGRQVKGVDNVLVNGIGGWNRAHSTTMVLGE from the coding sequence ATGATATTGGGCTTCTCCAGCTCCATCCAAAAGACCTATCCTGGATCCACCTTCAATATGCTGTCTGTCACCGTGGATAAGGCCCTTGAGATGGCCCACCTGTCCAGAGGTGATGTAGACGGTATCATTGCCACGTTCCTTCCCGGTACCTTCGACGGAAATTTAACCCTTCACTTTTACACGGGCCAGTTGGCTCAATATCTGGGGATAAGGCCCAGGTTCCTGGATTATGTGGACTTCGGCGGGGCCTCAGCCCTAGCCATGCTATATAGGGCAGAGAAGGCCATATCCTCAGGAGACGCAGAGAACGTCATTCTCATCGTGGGAGGCAAGGCCTCCCCGGTGCGCGAGAGGAAAGTTACAGCTGACTCCGTGGATAGGTCCTATCAGGGGATAAGGATCACTCCCTTCGACGAATTTTTCAGAGTGTATGACGACATGAATCCGGTAACGGATTACGCGTTAGTGGCTAATAGGCACTCTCACCTTTTCGGCACAACCGACGAGCAGAGGGCCGAGATCTCAGTGAAGCAGAGGTTTAACGCTTCGGGTAACGAGAGAGCCATGTACAGGGACAGGATTACCGTGAAGGACGTTCTCTCGTCAAGGATGATAAGTTCCCCATTAAGACTCCTGGAAATAGTTTACCCAGTGGACGGCTTCCACGTATTCGTTGTGGGGAGATCTTCCAGAAACTCGGATATGAGACCTCTGAGAATAAAGTACTTCGGGGAGGCGCACTGGCCTGAAATGCCCCCGGAGCTTCCCGACATCGTTTCGACCCCCGCAGTTGAGAGCTCTAGGGGCGCTAAACCCCTCCTGGAGAGGGTGGACTGTTTTCAACTGTACGACTCCTTCACGATCACGGTCCTTCTACAGATAGAGGACGTTGGACTAGCGGAGAAGGGTAAGGGAGGGAGGTTCGCTGAGGAGGTAGACTTCACATATCAAGGTGAGATCCCCATAAACACGGGCGGAGGGTCACTGAACGTAGGCCAGCCGGCTTACATGAGCGGAGGAGTGATCTTGGAGGAAGCGTTGATCCAGTTGAACGGGAAGGGAGAGGGGAGACAGGTGAAAGGCGTTGACAACGTTCTAGTGAACGGAATTGGAGGGTGGAACAGGGCCCACTCCACCACCATGGTTCTGGGTGAATGA
- a CDS encoding nucleoside hydrolase, translated as MRHFIIDCDTAEDDIFSLFLLLHSGATVHGITVVEGNVSFPVEVQNALWASEFSKRFFGAEVKVYPGMDRPLVKEFRTVENVHGKGGVGESPLSSTSKPQNKHAVDFILEMADRYPGEIEFLAISPLTNLAMAYLRDRSIVDKIKAVWVMGGTIHGHGNITPVAEYNIWVDPDAAKLVFNAGFNLTMVAWDLITQYTVNDEWEQIKKMDTELSRLYLSFYSHYRNFAMTKQRMKGNPHPDLITTAVALDPKVVSEMERQFVDVESCDCLTRGATIIDYLGVLGKEPNVNVVYGIDRKVFLDHLFSLLRRGSGP; from the coding sequence ATGAGACACTTCATAATAGATTGCGATACAGCGGAGGATGATATTTTCAGTCTGTTTCTCCTCCTCCACAGTGGAGCTACGGTGCACGGGATCACAGTAGTTGAGGGAAACGTCTCCTTCCCCGTGGAGGTTCAGAATGCCCTTTGGGCCTCGGAATTCTCGAAGAGGTTCTTCGGAGCGGAAGTGAAGGTTTACCCTGGTATGGATAGACCTCTCGTGAAGGAGTTTAGGACCGTTGAGAACGTTCACGGCAAAGGAGGGGTAGGAGAGAGTCCGTTGAGCTCTACCAGTAAACCCCAGAACAAACACGCGGTGGACTTCATCTTGGAGATGGCTGACAGGTATCCAGGTGAAATTGAGTTCCTCGCCATATCGCCTCTCACCAACTTGGCCATGGCCTACCTGAGGGATAGATCCATAGTGGACAAAATCAAGGCAGTTTGGGTGATGGGTGGGACGATTCACGGTCACGGAAATATCACACCAGTAGCTGAGTATAATATCTGGGTCGACCCAGACGCTGCCAAACTTGTCTTCAACGCGGGGTTTAACCTAACAATGGTGGCTTGGGACCTCATAACCCAATACACCGTAAATGACGAGTGGGAACAGATTAAGAAGATGGACACGGAATTGAGTAGGCTCTATCTAAGCTTCTACTCTCATTACAGGAACTTCGCGATGACTAAGCAGAGAATGAAGGGAAATCCTCACCCAGACCTAATCACCACAGCTGTCGCCCTAGATCCTAAGGTTGTTTCGGAGATGGAGAGACAATTCGTAGACGTGGAGAGCTGCGATTGTTTAACAAGAGGCGCAACCATCATCGATTACCTCGGTGTTCTGGGCAAGGAACCAAACGTTAACGTAGTATATGGGATAGACAGAAAGGTTTTCCTAGACCACCTCTTTTCGTTACTGAGAAGGGGTTCTGGACCCTAA
- a CDS encoding ArsR/SmtB family transcription factor, producing MDNRPLIAELESFFSALSDGTRLEITLFLRDREATVQEIANSLGKSQSLVSHHLSCLRNCGVVKVEKKGKYSVYSINGDGVRKIIDEAINHVSSHSKSILSCEIVKGELRDKVPETINDRL from the coding sequence ATGGACAATAGACCGCTCATAGCCGAACTTGAATCGTTCTTCTCCGCGCTCTCGGATGGGACCAGGCTGGAAATAACCCTGTTCCTTAGAGACAGAGAGGCCACTGTACAGGAAATCGCCAATTCCTTGGGAAAGTCGCAATCCCTCGTCTCACATCACCTCTCATGTCTCAGGAACTGCGGAGTTGTGAAAGTTGAAAAGAAAGGAAAGTACTCAGTATACTCCATAAACGGAGATGGGGTCAGGAAAATCATAGATGAGGCGATTAACCACGTTAGCTCTCATAGCAAATCAATCCTTTCATGCGAGATCGTGAAGGGCGAGTTAAGGGATAAGGTACCGGAAACAATTAATGATAGACTTTGA
- a CDS encoding class I SAM-dependent methyltransferase codes for MVQDRIIPPFILDNPIRRAISPPTKIVERFRDAVKPGMVVLDVGSGPGFFVPILSRMVGERGKVWAVDPDPRAVERVKGRGLNNVEAVVGRANSLDFLQDESVDFVFSNLVLCCVVDHKGSVKEMYRVLRKGGKAYVSSRKGRGKDPRNVSWSEWRDLLSSFSRVREGSSFLEWWALVEK; via the coding sequence ATGGTTCAAGATCGCATTATTCCTCCATTCATCTTAGATAACCCCATAAGAAGGGCGATCTCTCCGCCAACTAAGATTGTGGAGAGATTTAGGGACGCGGTGAAACCGGGGATGGTTGTGCTGGACGTCGGATCTGGACCGGGTTTCTTCGTACCCATTCTTTCTAGGATGGTCGGGGAAAGAGGGAAAGTTTGGGCAGTAGATCCAGATCCCCGTGCAGTGGAGAGGGTGAAAGGGAGGGGACTAAACAACGTGGAGGCGGTAGTCGGTAGAGCCAACTCCCTCGATTTCCTTCAGGACGAATCCGTGGATTTCGTCTTCTCAAACCTTGTTCTATGCTGTGTAGTGGACCACAAGGGCTCCGTCAAGGAAATGTATAGGGTTCTAAGGAAAGGGGGAAAGGCGTACGTTAGCTCTAGGAAGGGAAGGGGAAAGGATCCCAGGAACGTATCTTGGAGTGAGTGGAGGGATCTCCTTTCCAGCTTCTCTAGAGTTAGGGAAGGTTCCTCTTTTCTTGAATGGTGGGCTCTGGTGGAAAAGTAA
- a CDS encoding SWIM zinc finger family protein, with product MKALDKNVILDRFGHSTFDKGREYYEENRVLTAFINGDVLKGKVLGTEVYHTSVSLSDLSNECSCPLGGECKHVVALLLFYLNNKDEVTDLAELKSKLTKKSKDDLIDIIIKAMEGEEILPLIGQDEKDVKIGSFIKVFERGNVDEKTVKNMANTIKKSKNNISKEDLFRLLEKIVLECEHFGCFYDDYRDDYYDAPIFEAIGEALAEKDLSHEDIERLGKIIREDQHQLTEPLIDALLDRAKQDKEFFRSIKKILPAGYIVYFLIENKMYDEAKEILKERDLNPSMRIDLLKLVDPEEALKVAEENKKYTSIIQHYIETKDYDKAKAYIRRAIDENLKDQVQEIALTYKNLISQDRELSNKIVKYLLKEGSLWSAYSFYGNIDEDLKDLFVEKVLEPSFGIYRQEFLDVICERKPEILKDILLEIVEVKIAAGAKAYDGVVQLLEKVKKCMNKEDFNKILDQLEREHYTKYKLIGKISTLRQ from the coding sequence ATGAAAGCCCTCGATAAGAACGTAATCCTGGATCGATTCGGTCATTCCACGTTTGACAAGGGGAGGGAATATTATGAGGAGAACAGGGTATTAACGGCCTTCATAAACGGGGACGTTTTGAAGGGAAAGGTGTTGGGAACTGAAGTATATCATACCTCTGTATCGCTCTCAGACTTGTCCAACGAGTGCAGTTGTCCCTTGGGCGGAGAGTGTAAACATGTGGTCGCGCTCCTTCTATTCTATTTGAACAATAAAGACGAGGTCACGGACCTAGCTGAGCTGAAGAGCAAACTGACAAAGAAGAGCAAAGATGATTTGATAGACATAATAATCAAGGCCATGGAAGGAGAGGAAATATTACCGTTAATAGGACAGGACGAGAAGGACGTTAAAATCGGATCCTTCATCAAGGTCTTCGAACGCGGAAATGTTGACGAGAAAACCGTGAAGAACATGGCCAACACTATTAAAAAATCTAAAAATAACATTTCTAAAGAGGATTTATTTAGGTTATTGGAAAAAATTGTACTAGAATGTGAGCATTTCGGATGTTTCTACGACGATTACAGGGACGACTACTATGACGCTCCAATCTTTGAGGCCATAGGGGAGGCCTTGGCGGAGAAGGACCTATCACATGAGGATATTGAAAGACTGGGGAAAATAATACGCGAGGATCAGCACCAGTTAACCGAACCTTTAATTGACGCTTTACTCGACAGAGCTAAACAAGATAAGGAGTTCTTTAGATCCATCAAGAAAATTTTACCGGCTGGATACATTGTATATTTTCTAATCGAAAACAAAATGTACGACGAGGCAAAGGAGATTCTCAAGGAAAGGGACCTGAATCCCTCAATGAGGATTGATCTATTAAAGCTCGTAGATCCAGAGGAAGCCCTGAAGGTAGCTGAGGAGAACAAGAAATACACTTCAATAATTCAACATTACATTGAAACCAAGGATTACGATAAGGCCAAGGCTTACATCAGGAGAGCGATCGACGAGAACCTGAAAGATCAGGTTCAGGAAATAGCTTTGACTTATAAGAACTTGATCTCACAGGATAGGGAATTATCTAACAAGATTGTAAAATATTTGTTGAAAGAAGGTAGCTTGTGGTCCGCATACTCGTTCTATGGTAACATTGACGAGGATCTAAAGGACCTCTTTGTAGAGAAGGTACTGGAACCAAGCTTCGGGATTTACAGGCAAGAGTTTTTGGACGTTATATGTGAGAGGAAACCAGAGATACTGAAGGACATCTTACTTGAGATCGTCGAAGTAAAGATAGCCGCTGGAGCCAAGGCTTACGACGGAGTGGTCCAATTGTTGGAAAAGGTGAAGAAGTGCATGAACAAGGAAGATTTCAATAAGATTCTGGATCAGCTTGAGAGAGAGCATTATACGAAATATAAACTAATTGGAAAAATATCCACGTTGAGACAATGA
- a CDS encoding alkaline phosphatase family protein, which yields MRFLKYMSLILVLISILSVSTISGTQSTATPIKHVVFIELENHAFDSIFGTYPFGYPVIENNITLSLMRPVNYIYNLSYLSLLIKDKGNVSWISIPTANGELHPYYANTTVLVDPEEGYSNYHEDWNWGKMNGFVNGSGPQSLAYISYEQVPLLWDYAEEYVLFDNYFSPTLSVTVPNRIAYITGFPTQVESDSPQFGLIPLNDSILYELSQNNVSWGWYEYGYSRDYQILSPDLYLGYNNTAPLPVSLLKGANQWNSHYHDLTSFIEQARNGTLPAVSYVMFTGPAGYDNHIPGYDMHPPFNTTLAMMALADVINSIMSGPNWNSTVIFITFDEGGGYYDQVPPPIVNGFGLANAPTISKVMPGYFTLGQRIPLLMISPYAKEGFVDNSTASGYSILAFIDYNWHLPYLNPIVKEFGPQAILDGLQFTSPRSPIILTPSNWTYPIPLQYPIHYGYVATINNNYTAYREMYDLKGLGNFSLPGSFVQADAITSGQSNVTNSGSMNYSTFLLIPVFLIIIAVGIILERRNK from the coding sequence ATGAGATTCCTAAAATATATGTCCTTAATCCTCGTCCTAATCTCAATCCTTTCCGTCTCAACGATCTCTGGAACTCAGTCCACGGCAACTCCCATCAAACACGTGGTTTTTATTGAGCTCGAGAATCACGCTTTCGATAGTATTTTCGGCACGTATCCCTTTGGCTATCCCGTGATAGAGAACAACATTACACTATCCTTAATGAGACCTGTTAACTACATCTATAACTTATCATATCTCTCACTTCTCATCAAGGACAAGGGAAACGTGTCTTGGATCTCCATACCTACAGCCAATGGAGAACTTCATCCATATTACGCGAACACCACCGTCCTGGTGGATCCCGAGGAGGGTTACTCCAACTATCATGAGGACTGGAACTGGGGTAAAATGAACGGTTTCGTGAACGGTTCAGGTCCCCAATCCTTAGCCTATATCTCATATGAACAAGTGCCCCTACTTTGGGACTACGCCGAGGAGTACGTGCTCTTCGACAACTACTTCTCCCCAACCCTTTCAGTTACGGTTCCCAACAGGATCGCCTACATCACGGGCTTTCCAACTCAGGTGGAAAGCGACTCACCGCAGTTCGGGCTGATTCCCTTAAACGATTCAATTCTCTACGAGCTCTCACAGAACAACGTCAGTTGGGGATGGTACGAGTACGGTTACTCCAGGGACTATCAGATCCTGTCTCCTGATCTATATCTGGGATATAACAACACGGCTCCGCTTCCCGTGAGTCTCCTGAAGGGGGCTAATCAATGGAACTCCCACTATCACGATCTCACAAGCTTCATTGAGCAAGCTAGAAATGGAACTCTCCCCGCAGTTTCCTACGTCATGTTCACAGGCCCGGCAGGTTACGATAATCACATCCCAGGTTACGATATGCATCCTCCCTTTAACACAACGTTGGCTATGATGGCACTTGCCGACGTGATTAACTCCATCATGAGTGGACCCAATTGGAACTCCACTGTAATTTTCATAACCTTCGATGAGGGAGGAGGCTACTACGATCAAGTCCCGCCTCCCATCGTAAATGGGTTCGGGCTTGCAAATGCCCCCACGATCTCCAAGGTAATGCCGGGATACTTCACGCTGGGACAGAGGATTCCACTCCTCATGATATCCCCATACGCTAAGGAAGGTTTCGTGGACAACTCCACAGCCTCCGGCTACTCCATCTTGGCGTTCATTGATTATAATTGGCATCTACCATACCTCAATCCCATAGTGAAGGAATTCGGTCCCCAGGCTATCCTGGACGGACTTCAATTTACTTCCCCCAGGTCACCCATAATCTTGACGCCAAGTAACTGGACCTACCCAATACCTCTTCAATATCCCATACATTACGGATACGTTGCAACCATCAACAACAATTACACTGCCTATAGGGAGATGTATGACTTAAAGGGGCTCGGGAACTTCAGTCTTCCAGGCAGTTTCGTACAGGCCGACGCGATTACCTCGGGGCAGAGTAACGTCACTAATAGCGGTTCCATGAATTACTCCACTTTCCTGCTAATTCCAGTCTTCCTGATCATCATTGCGGTCGGTATCATCCTAGAGAGGAGAAATAAATAG
- a CDS encoding beta-ketoacyl-ACP reductase has translation MSVQHKGALALVTGGASGIGFAISRKLGEIGFKVAIGDLKNYEASAQELRNSGLEVVGLPLDVTDWDSCGRFVQNAMSHLGTDHVDVLVNNAGVIRDNLLIKMTREDWDIVIKVHLYGAFNMTKHVVDSMISKQHGRIINMSSLSWTGNVGQANYASAKAGLIGFTKTLSKELGRYNVTVNAISPGFIDTPMTRTVPEKVREKFMDRLSIRRIGQPEDVANLVAFLATDQASYITGEVIGVTGGLTF, from the coding sequence ATGAGCGTTCAACACAAAGGAGCTCTAGCCCTGGTCACGGGAGGGGCAAGCGGTATAGGTTTCGCCATATCCAGGAAACTGGGTGAGATTGGATTTAAGGTAGCCATAGGCGACCTCAAAAATTATGAGGCCAGTGCCCAGGAATTGAGAAATTCAGGACTGGAGGTAGTTGGCCTCCCCCTTGACGTTACAGACTGGGACTCCTGCGGTCGCTTCGTTCAGAATGCCATGTCTCACCTTGGAACAGATCACGTGGACGTACTGGTCAACAACGCTGGCGTGATAAGGGATAATCTCCTCATTAAGATGACCAGAGAGGATTGGGACATAGTAATCAAGGTTCACCTTTACGGAGCCTTCAACATGACCAAACACGTGGTGGATTCAATGATATCCAAGCAACACGGAAGAATAATCAACATGTCCTCACTGAGCTGGACCGGAAACGTGGGTCAAGCTAACTACGCCTCGGCCAAAGCCGGACTCATAGGTTTCACCAAGACTCTCTCAAAGGAACTGGGGAGGTACAACGTTACCGTCAACGCCATATCTCCAGGCTTCATTGATACCCCCATGACCAGGACTGTTCCAGAGAAAGTCAGGGAAAAGTTCATGGACAGGCTCTCCATCAGAAGGATAGGTCAACCTGAGGACGTGGCTAACTTGGTCGCATTCCTGGCCACGGATCAGGCCTCCTACATCACTGGAGAGGTCATAGGTGTGACCGGAGGGTTAACGTTCTAG